The sequence below is a genomic window from Halomonas halophila.
GGCCCATGGCCACGAGCTGGCGGACCGTGAGGCCCTCCGGGGCGTCCGGCCCCTGGGGCAGGATCCCCAGACGCTGGGCCACGTCCCGGGTGCGGCGACGGTGGATGTCCTGGCCGTCGAGGCAGACCCGGCCGCCGTCCGGCGTCAGGGTCCGCGCCAGGGTCTTCAGCAGCGTCGACTTGCCACAGCCGTTGGGGCCGAGCAGCACCGTCAGCTTGCCCTCGGCCACCGCCAGGTCGACGCCGTCCAGCACGGGGCGGGCGTCGTAGCCGGCGCGCAGGGCTTCGCCCGTCAGGCGGGCCGTCGGGGCGGCGATCTTGGACATGGGCAGGCGTCGATCCGAGCTGGAGGAAGGCAGGGCAAGGTAAGACAAAACATTCTCATTTTCAACGTATGCCGGGCCGGCGGCCGAGACCGCCTCGGGCCCCGTCCACCGGGCGCTGTCGCCGGGTGCTTTCCCCGGCTCAGCGGCGGCTGCGATACAGCAGATAGACGAAGAAGGGCGCGCCCACGCCCGAGACGAAGATGCCGGCCGGCAGGTCCTTGGGCAGGAACGCCACCCGGCCCAGCAGGTCGGCGTATAGCACGATCAGGGCGCCGATCAGCGCGGCGACGGGCGCCAGCCGAGCGAAGCCCCGGCCCACCAGGCGCGCCGCGATATGGGGCGCGATCAGGCCCACGAAGCTGAGCCCGCCGGCGAAGGCCACGGCCGCGCCGGCCAGCGCCACGCTGCAGGCCATCAGCAGCAGCCGGCTGCGCAGCAGGTTCACGCCGAGCCCCTGGGCCACGTGATCGCCCAGCGCCATGGCGTCCAGGTGTCGCGACTGGGTCAGGCACAGCGGCACGGCGACCAGCAGCCAGGGCAGCAGGCCCATCACGTCCGGCCACTGGGCGGCATAGAGGCTGCCGGTCAGCCACACGTAGGCGCCCATGGCGGCGCTGTCATCGCTGATCACGATCAGCAGGGTCGTCATGGCGCCCATGGCGGCGGAGAGTCCGATGCCGACCAGCACCATGCGCGACGGCGAGAGGCCGCGCCGCCAGGCCAGCGAGAACACCAGCAGGGCGCTGAGCAGCGCGCCGCCGAGCGCCGAGGCCGGCAGCCAGTGGCGGTCAAGGCCGGCTCCGATCAGCGCGAGAAAGGCCACGGCGGCCAGGGCGGCGCCGCTGGTGATGCCGATCACGTCCGGCGAGGCCAGCGGGTTGCGCACGATGCCCTGAAGGATGGCGCCCGCCACGGCGAGCGCCGCGCCGACCAGCACGGCCAGCAGCAGGCGCGGCAGACGCAGCTCCCAGACGATGAAGGCGATGTCGCTGTCCCGGGGCGTCACCAGCGCCTGCAAGACCTCGTCGAACGCGGTGGGAAAGCTGCCGAGGGTGAGCGACAGGCCGACGCTGGCCAGCAAGGCCAGTCCCAGCAGCGCGAGCACGATGGAGTGGCGTGATGCCCGGGATTCGCCGGCGCCGTCGGCCGTGCGTGGCAGGGAAGAGGAAGGCGTCATGAGCGGGCCGATGTCCTGCGTGCCAGATGAATGAAGAACGGCGTGCCGATCAGCGCGGTCATCACGCCCACCGGCACGTCCTGCGGGGGCATCAGGAAGCGCGAGGCCACGTCGGCCAGCAGCAGCAGGCTGGCGCCCAGCAGGGCGCAGGCCGGCAGCAGCCAGCGATGGTCGACGCCGAACAGGCCTCGCGCCATGTGCGGCACGATGAGGCCGACGAAGCCGATCATGCCGGCCAGCGCCACCGAGCCGCCGGCGAGCAGGATCACCGCCAGGCCGAGCAGCAGCTTGACGGTGCCGGCCCGCATGCCCAGCCCCTGCACCGTCTCGTCGCCCAGCATCAGGGCGTTGGCATGGCGAGCCAGCACGGCGCACAGCAGCAGGGCGGCGCCGAACAGCGGCAGCAGCGGCACCACCAGCGACAGCTCGCGCCCGGAGACGGAGCCGGCGAGCCAGTAGAGCACGCTCTCGAAGCTCTGCCGGTCGACGATCAGCAGGCCCTGGCTGAACGAGACGAACATGGCGCTAACGGCCACGCCCGCCAGCACCACCCGCAGCGGCGAGAGCTCGCCCCGTCGGCCGCGGCTCAGCAGCGCGACCAGGCCCGCGGCGACGAAGCCGCCCAGCAGCGCCGCCCAGACGATCTCGCCCGGCGCATGCAGGGGCAGCCACGAGACCGCGATCACCACGAAGAACATGGCCCCGGCGTTGATGCCCAGCAGGCTCGGTGAGGCCAGGGGATTGCGGGTCAGGGTCTGCATCAGGGCGCCGGCGATGGCCAGGCTCGCGCCGACCAGGGCGGCGATCACCGCCCGCGGCAGGCGCTCGGTGCGAATGATGAGATGCGCGACCCGGGCGGGGTCGTAGTGCCAGAGGGTCTGGAGGAAGGTCGGCGCGGGGATCTCCGTGGTGCCCAGCATCAGGCTCGCGACGAACGCCGTCGCCGCCAGCAGCAGGCCCAGCAGCAGCCCGGCGAGGCGCGATCGTCGGCCATTCAGCATGCGACGGCCTCCTTATCGGACGCCGCGCATGACGAGGCCGCAGGCGTCAGCTCGTAGTGGGCATAGAGATCGTCGAGCATGGCGTTGGCGGCCAGGATGCCGCCGCCCATGATCCAGTTCACCGCGTCCACCTCGAACACGCGGTCATGGCGTACCGCGTCCAGGCGCTGCCACAGCGGGTGGGCGCGCCAGTGGCGGTAGTTGCGGGCGATGGCGGGATCGTCCGGCTCCAGCAGCACGAAGATCACGTCGGCGTTGATGACCGGGATGTTCTCCTCGCTGGTCAGCTTCATGCCCCAGCCCTGGTCCTGCACGGAGCTCGGTTGCGCGAAGCCCAGCTCGTCGAGGATCGAGCCGGCGAACCCGGTGGAGTAGAGTCGTACGTGGTCGCTCTTGAAGCGCACCACGGCGGCCTTCTGCGGCCAGGCATCGCCCAGCGCGTGCCGGATGTGGCGGCGGAAGTCGGCCACCCGGGCGTCCCAGTCTTGGAGCAGCGCCCGGGCACGCGCCTCCCGGCCCGTGGCCTCGGCCAGCAGCCTCAGGCTGGCCTTGAAATCGAAGACGCTCTCGCTGGCCACCGTCGGGGCCATGGCCTCGAGCAGCGGCCGGACTCGCTGATGGCGAAAGCGCGTGGCTACGATCAGGTCCGGGTCCAGCCAGGCGATCTTCTCGAGGTTGGGCTGGGTCTCCAGGCCGACGTGCTCCACGCCATCCAGCGCCTCGCGCAGATAGCGATACATTGGCGGTTCCAGCCACGAATCGACGACGCCGACCGGCGTGAGGCCGAGCGCCACCGCGCTGTCCGTCGCGCCCTGGTAGAGGGTGACGACGCGCTGCGGCGTGGCGGGAACGGTCGTGTCGCCGAAGGCATTGGCGATGCCATGGTCGCGGGGAACGTCGGCGGCGGCGCCCAGCGGCATCAGCAGGGCCAGCAGCGTGGCCAGCCATCGGCACAGCGGGCCGGCGCCCGCCTTGGCGTGATTCGAGTGGGAAGCAGTGTCGGGCATCGCGATCGGGCCGGCAGAAAACGGAAGGGAGCGGCATCCTGAGATGCCGCTCATGGCAGGCGTCATACGACGACGGCTCAGAAGTCGAGCTGATAGCTCAGGGTCAGGGTGCGGCCGCGGCCCTTGAAGTAGTAGTCATCGCTGTTGCGGGCGGCCTGGGAGTAGTAGGTGAAGTAGTCCTCGTCGGTGAGGTTCTCCACGCCCAGGCTGGTGCGACCCACCGGTAGGCGATAGGTCAGCGAGGCGTCGACCAGGCCGTAGCCGTCGAACTCTAGCTCGGGGTCGTCGACGCTGCGGTTGAAGTAGCGGCTGAACTGAAGATGTGTGGACAGCTCGTCGCTCCAGGCCGCGCTCCAGGCCAGCTTGAGGGTGTCCGGGGCGATATTGATGCCGGTCAGTTCGGTGTCGACGCTGCCGTCGCCGTCGGTGTCCGACTCGCCCTCGGCGTGGGTGTAGGACAGCCGCAGCTGGTGGCGATCGCTGACCCGGGCCTCGCCGGTGACCTCGACGCCCTGGATCTCGGTCTTCTCGCGGCTGCCGACCCAGGTGCCGTTCTCGAAGGCCAGGCGCTCGCCGTAGTCGGAGTTCGACTCGTAGTAGCTCAGCTCGAGGCCGTAGCGATCCCAGTCGAAGCGGGCGCCGATCTCGCGGTTGTCAGTGACGATGGGCTGCAGCTGCAGCAGGCCGTCGACGTTCTGGCTGGGTTCGCCGATGCCGCGCAGCACGCGGCCCACGTCGGGCATGCCGAAGCCTTCGGAGTAGTTGGCGTAGAGCTGCGCCCACTCGGTGGCCTGATAGACGATGCCGGCGTTGTACAGCGTCTCGTCGAAGTCGGGCGTGCCGCCCTCGACGCTGACGTTGTCCTGGGTGACGTTGCTGCGGTCAATGGTCGAGAAGTCGTCGACATCGAGCTCGGCGCGCTCGTGGCGCACGCCGGCGTGCAGGCTGACCGCATCGGTCAGGCTGTAGTCGCCCTGCAGGAAGGCGGCGACGTTGCGGAACTGCGTCTCCGGCACGTAGGTGCGGTCGGTGTGCACCAGCATCTGCCGGGTCTCGTCCTCGAGCAGGTCGAGGCCGGTGGTCAGGGTCAGGCGATCGTCGAGCAGGCCGTCTCGGGACAGGGTGAACTTGGCACCGACCTTGTCGGACTCGTTGCGGGTCTGGTCGTAGCGGGTCGTGCCGTCGTCGCCCTGGTAGGGGAAGTAGGGCGTGGTGCCGAACTGGGCCCGGAAGCGCTGGCTATAGAGCTGGGCGTCGACGCTGTTGCCGAACCAGTCGTCATGGGAATACGACAGCCGGGCGGTGGTGACCTCATTGAAGCCGGGATCGCCGATCGGTTCGCCCTTGCGTGCGGTGGTCGCGACGCCGGCGTCGCGGTCGCCCGCCACCGGCACATAGTCGCCGTTGCCTTCCAGCTCGAAGCGGTTGAGCGAGACCTCGACGTTCTGGTGATCGTCGATCCAGTAGCCCGCCTTGGCCATCAGGTCGTAGCTCTCGGAGTTCTGGATCTCGCCGGGATAGGCGATGCCGACCTCGTCGTCGCTGCCGTCGTAGAAGACGCCGCGTTCCTGACGGCTGGCGGCCACCACGTAGTCCCAGTCGCCGGTCTGGCCGCTCAGGCGATAGTCCAGCTTGTGGCCGAAGCCCTCGGACTCGAAGTCGTCGTCGCTGGTCAGGCTGATGCCGGCGTGCTGGCTCAGGCCGGCGCCGTCGGGGCGCTTGGTCACGTAGTTGATGATGCCGCCGGTGGCGCCCAGGCCGTGCTCGGCGCTGGCGCCGTGGATGACCTCGATGCGCTCGACCATCGAGAGGTCGATGGTGTAGCTGTCACGCCCGCTGTCGCGCAGCGGGTTGGACTGGGGCACGCCGTCGACCAGGAACAGCGGCGCGCGGCCGCGGAAGGTCTCACCGGCGTTGGAGAGCTTCTGGCGGCTGGGCGAGTAGGAGGGAATCAGGTTGCTGAGCACCTGGCCCGGGTCCTGGGTGATCGCCAGCTGCTGCTCGATCTGTTCGCGGGTGATGACGGTGACCTTCTGGGGTGTCTCGTCCGCGCGGCTTTGATTACGCGTGGCGGTGATCACCAGCGGGTTCATTGCCTGGGCATCGGTCGCGCTCGGCGCCTCGCCGGTGGACTGGGCCAGTGCCGTGACGGGCAGGGCGGAACCGAGGACGAGCGGCAGCAGAGGCAGCCGCTTGAGGTGCGGTTGTCGGGGAGTGGGCATGTCGTGAAGATCCCTTGTTCGATCCGGGGGATGGTTATCGTTATGTGTCGAGGTCGGTAGACCGTCTCGATGTTGCAAACGATAATGCTTTTCATTGTGTTGCGCAATTCGGGAAAGTGCGTTTCGCGTGACGCAAGAGGGCGGCATCACCGAGCCCCGCATTGACGCATGCCCTCACAGGCGGACAATGCCTCCTTTCTTATCGCCCCAGAACAAGGATGCATCGTGGAACTGCTGCGCGTCGTCTATCGCCATTACCGCTGGCCCTTCCTCGGCGTGATGCTGCTCAGCCTGGCCAGCGCCGGGCTCGGCATCGGTGCCATCGCCTTCATCAACCGGCGGCTGATCGACACGGTCGGCGATCCGGCTGGCGTGCTGCCGGCCTTCCTCGGCGTGATCGTCGCGCTACTGGTGGTGACGCTGGCCTCGCAGCTGGCGCTGACCATCCTCGGCCACCATTTCGTCCACGGGCTGCGCGGGCGGCTGGTGAAGCAGATCCTCGATACCGATGTGGAGCGCCTCGAGCGCCTCGGCAGCGCCGAACTGCTGGCCAGCCTGTCGAGCGACATCCGCAACGTGACCATCGCCTTCGTGCGCCTGCCGGAGCTGATCCAGGGCCTGGTGCTGACCGCCGGCTCGGCGCTCTACCTGGGCTGGCTGTCGCCGGGCCTGCTGGCGGTCACGGCCGCCTGGCTGGCGGTCACCATCGCCGTCAGCTCGTGGCTGGTGAAGCGGGTCTATCGGCATCTCTCGCGGGTGCGCGAGAGCGAGGACCGGCTCTACCGCGACTACGAGGCGGTGATCCACGGGCGCAAGGAACTGGCGCTCAACCGCGGACGGGCGCGGCGCCTCTACGACGAGCGCTACGAGGTCGATGCCCGCGACTACCGCGGCCAGATCATCCGCGCCGACACCTATCACCTCAGCGCGATCAACTGGTCGAACATCATGATGCTCGGCGCCATTGGCGTGGTGTTCTTCCTTGCCAACGGCCTGGGCTGGGCCAGCACCTCGGTGGCGGCGACCTACTCGCTGACCCTGCTGTTCCTGCGCACGCCGCTGCTGCAGGCCATCGGCGCGCTGCCGACGCTGATGAGCGCCCAGGTGGCCTTCGACAAGATCGCAGCGCTGGAGCTGGCCGAGGCCGAGCGCGATTTCGCGGTGGCCGAGGCCGAGCCGGGCGACTGGCAGACCCTGAGCCTGCGCGGCGTGCGCTTCGCCTACACCGGCGCGGGCGGTGAGGCCGGCTTCGCCGTCGGCCCCCTGGACCTGACGCTGCGGCGTGGCGAGATGGTGTTCCTGATCGGCGGCAACGGCAGTGGCAAGTCGACCCTGGCCAAGCTGCTGACGGGCCTCTATCGGCCCCAGGAAGGCGAGCTGCTGCTGGACGGCGAGCCGCTGAGGGATGCCGCGTCCTACCGGCAGCGTTTCTCCGCGGTGTTCAGCGATTTTCACCAGTTCGCGGACCTGGTCGGGCCCGAGGGTGCCCAGGCCGACCCCGCCCTGGTCGAGGCGTGGCTGGAGGAGCTGGCGATGCGCGACAAGCTGGCCTTCGACGGCCAGAGCGTGACCAATCCCGAGCTCTCCCAGGGGCAGCGCAAGCGGCTGGCGCTGCTGATGGCGGTGGCGGAGGAGCGCGACCTGCTGCTGCTCGACGAGTGGGCCGCCGACCAGGACCCGCAGTTCCGCCGCGTCTTCTACCGCGACCTGCTGCCGCGGCTGCAGGCGATGGGCAAGACGGTGTTCGCCATCAGCCACGACGACCACTACTTCGATCACGCCGACCGGCTGCTGGAGATGCACGGCGGCAGGCTGAGCGAACTGACGGGCGACCAGCGGCTGAGCGTCAGCCGGGACGCGGTGGCCCGGCTCGACGAAGTGAGGGGCTAGCCGGTCGGAGGGACGGGATGCGTCATATTTGTTTTCGCGAATAAAAGCCATTAGCATCTGTGTGCCGCCGTCTCGAACGTGGCGTTCCGCGCTGGCGGCTCCCTTGTCCCCCGAATCGTAAGGCACACACCAATGACTCGCGTATCCCGCCGCTCGTGGCGGCTGTCCCCCCTGACCGCCGCCGTCCGCTATGGCCTCGGCTTCACCCTCATCGGCGCCGCCGGCGCGGCGCTGGCCCAGCAGGACGCCACGGAGGTCGAGACCGACACCGTCGTCGTCAGCGCCACCGCGCTGAAGGTCGCAACTCCGTTGGTGGAAACGCCGAGGGCCGTTTCCTCAGTGGATCGCGAGGAGCTGGAGACGCGTAACGTCCAGCGACTTGATGAGTCCTTTCGTTATCGTTCTGGTGTGCTTGCAGGGCACTACGGTGCCGATAACAACACCGATTGGTTCAAGGTGCGGGGATTCGATCAGTCGACCTATCAGGATGGCCTGCGCATCTACCGCACCGGTTATTACCAGTGGTTGCCCGAGCCCTATGGCCTGGATCGTGTCGAGGTTTTCAAGGGGCCAGCCTCGATCCTCTACGGGGAGGCGCCCTCCGGCGGCTTGATCAATGCGGTTAGCAAGCGTCCTACCGCGGAGCAGCAGGGTGAAATCCAATTGCAGGTGGGCAACCGGCATCATCGCCAGTTTGCCGTCGATACCTCGGGGCCGGCTACTGAGAGTGGCGACGTGCGCTACCGCCTGGTGGGGCTCTATAAGGAGCGCGACGGTGACCTGAACGACACTGAGAACGAGCGCTACTATTTCGCGCCGAGCCTCGAGTGGGACATCTCAGATGACACGCAACTGACACTGTTGGCCAGCTTTCAGAAGGATGACGGGGTTCCCGTTAACCCGTTCAAGCTGTCTTATGGGACCGTGCAGGACACGCCTTTCGGCAAGGTGGATCCGCAGACAAACTACGGTGCGCCATCCTACGACAAGGATGAGCATACACAGACGGCCATCGGCTATGAATTCCGCCATTTCCTTGATGACACCTGGAAGTTTGAGCAGGATTTCCGCTACAGCCAACTCGATCTGGACCTGCGCAGCACCTACATGATGTCGGGCACTGGTGACGGACGCACGGCTAATCGTGGCCACCTACAGCGTGACGGAGAAATCGACAGTTTCACCATCGACAATCGCATGGTGGGCCAGTGGTATACGGATCGCACCGAGAATACCTTGCTGTTCGGTGTGGACTATCAGGACCTGAGCCTCGATGGTAAAGAGTTCGATAGCTTTGGTTATGACACCGTAGACATCTTCGATCCTCCGGGCAGTATTACCCCAGTATCAGGCGATCAGTTGACTCGCCGTCAGATTGATAAAGAGCAGCTGGGTCTTTATCTGCAGAATCAACTGCGCATCGATAATCGCTGGGTGTTGCTGGGTGGTGTACGCTATGACAGCGCCGATGTTCGCAATGAGTCAGAGCTTAACGCAGTCACAGTCGACGAAACTCAGTCCGCCACGTCATGGACCGGGGGGGTAATGTATCTCGCCGACAACGGTCTGAGTCCATACCTCAGTTACACCGAGTCCTTCCAGCCCGTTGCTCAAACGGCGGCATCCGGTGCTGTCTTCGAGGAGATCGAAGGTGAACAGTGGGAGCTGGGCGTCAAGTATGCGCCTTCTCATTGGGATGGTTATGTGACGGCAGCTGTTTTCGATCTAGAGGAATCTAATTCCTTTGCGACCAGCCCGGCTGGCTATCAGAGCCAGGAAGGAGAAAAAACTTCTACCGGTTTTGAGCTAGAAGGTGTTGGCTATTTGACCGACGCGCTCAAGCTTACAGCGGCCTATACCTATACAGACACGCGTGATGCCGACGATAATCGTGCTGCCCTGATTCCGCGTCATATGGCATCCGCCTGGATGGACTATGACTTCGAGGGTACCGCACTAGACGGGCTGAGGATCGGTGCCGGAGTTCGTCATGTAGGCGAGTCGGTGGATGGTAGTATCACGGTGCCGGATTACACGGTGGGTGATGCTATGGCCAGCTACGAATTTGGCAACCAATGGACGGCCCAGGTCAACGTCAATAACGTGACCGATGAAGAGTACGTCGCCAGCTGCGATTTCTGGTGCTACTACGGCGAATCGCGCAGCGTGATCGGCAGCCTGAGCTACCGCTTCTGAGTCACGCCTTTCACCATGCCAAATGCACCGCGCCCGGCCATTTCAATGGCCGGGCGCGGTCGTTACGGGGCTGGCTGTCGTGCGCGAGGCGCTAGCCGCCGAACGGCGAGGGCGAGGTCGTGGGGGCGCCCTCGAGCAGAGGCGGCGCGTCGGGTGACTGGGCCGCGGCCACGAACAGTGAAAGCCCCAGCATCAGGATGAGGGCACCGCCTGCGAAGCCGGCCGCTCTCAGGCAGCGTTCCAGGGTCGCGCCACGCGTCGAACGCTGCAGGTGGCGCTCGGCCCAGCCCCGGGCCATCACGCTGGCCAGGGCCAGCGCCGAGACCGTCAGGGCGGTACCGGCAGCCATGGCCAGCACCGCCAGCACACCGCTCCAATAGTGCCCCAGCAGCGAGGCGGCGCCGACCAGCAGCACGCTGCCGCTGCAGGGACGCATGCCGATCGAGGCCACCACGGCCAGGGCACCGCGCCAGTCCGAGGCCTGTTGGGGCGTCAGATGGTGGGCGCAGTCACACTCGTGCGGGTCATGGTCATGGTCATGGTCATGGTCATGAGAGCCTGGCGCGTGCCGATGGCCGGCCAGGGCCCGCCAGCACAGCCAGAGCCCGAGTGCCGCGACGAGCAGGTAGCTGGCCTGCTCCAGCCATACCACCGAGCCCATGGCCTGGCGGGTCAGCCAGCCCAGCCCATGGACCAGCACCGTGACCAGGCCGATGGCCACCAGGGCCTGCAGCAACGAGGCCAGACAGGAGAGCAGCAGGGCCCGGCGCAGCGCGCCGCCCTGGCTGAGCAGGTAGGTGCCGAGCACCGCCTTGCCGTGGCCCGGGCCGGCGGCATGGAAGACCCCATAGCCGAAGCTGAGGCCCAGCAGGCCCCACCAGGCGGCCGCCGTCGGGGCGGCGTCGAGGGCCGCGATCGCCTCCGTCAGGGCGCGGTGAAGGTCGCGCTGCCAGGCGACCAGTCGCAGGCTGGCCTCCTGGCCCAGCGTGACCCAGGCCGCGGCGAGCAGCGCCAGGGCGAGTCCGCCAAGGACCGCGGGGCCGAGCCACCGGGGGCGAGGCCGAGCCCTGTCGGCTGGGTTCATGGATGATCGCATCGTATCTCTCCCGTTTCCGCGAAGAAGCGGCCGAGCCCTTCTTCCGCCTGTTCGCCGCGATCCAGCATGGCCGCCTCGGCGACCTTCGCCGGATCGGGATCGGCGGCGATGATCCGGGTACGGCAGCCGTCTTCTTCGACCGTCAGCGCGTCCGGCCTGGGCGTGTCGCCGTCCGCCTCGTGCACTACCTCGAGGTAGTAGGTCGGGTCATAGATGCGGTAGCGCACCGGCGACTCGTCCAACGGAAGGGGATTGGCCAGCGGTAGTCGAAACATCAGCTCGACGCGACCGCCGCGTGCCAGGGTGGTGAAGTCGTCGACGTCGCCGAGCTCGACCGGCTGGCCGGCCCGGGTCACGTGGGTGAAATAGCGCTTCGGGGCCAGGGTATTGCGGATCTCCACCCCCAGCTGGTCGAGGCGCGCCGCCATCGGTTCGTCGCCCTGGGCGGCGCGAAGTTCCTCCAACAGCAGCTGGCTGTAGAACGGATCCAGTCGCCAGCGCTGCTGAAGGGCCTCGGCACGTCCCTGGGTATCCGTTATCACCTTCACCGAGACGTCCACCCAGCCGTGGGGGTGCGCGGCCCCCGTCAGCGGGAAAAGCGCCAGGGCGCAGGCGATGCCACAGGCGAGCCGGCCTTGCCAGCGATCGGCCCATCGGCGGGCCCGGTTATCGAGATGGCTCATAGCCGTCGCATCCCCCACATGAAATAGGCGCCGCCGATCAGCGAAGCGGCCAGGCCGGCAGGAATCTCCTGGGGGAACAGTAACTGGCGGCCCAGCCAGTCCGCCAGCACCATCAGCAACGCGCCGGTCAGGGCGGCCCCGGCGAGATGCGTCCGGGCGCGGGTGAAGCCCAGCAGCCGTGCCATGTAGGGAGCGAGCAGGCCGACGAAGGACAGCGGCCCGACCACCAGGGTCGCGGCGGCGGTCAGCAGGGCGACCAGCAGCAGCAGGCCGAGCCGCGCCCGACGCAGCGGGATGCCGAGCGCGGCGGCGGTGGCGCCGCCCAGCGGCAGGATGTCCAGCCAGCGGGCGAGCGGCGCGGCGATGATCGCCAGCACCACGGCCGCGCCGGCGACCGTCACGGCGCTCGCCGCATCGACGTAGTAGGTGGAACCGGAGAGCCAGGCGATGACCTGCTGGCCGCGCGGATCGCCGCCGGCCAGCACCACGGCCTTGACCGCCTCGAACAGCGCCGTGATCGCCACCCCGGTGAGCAGCAGCCGTTCGGGCTGAAAGCCGCTCTTGCGGTTGACGATTACCAGCACCGCCAGGGCGGCGAGGGCGCCCAGCACCCCGGCGCCGACCAGTGCCAGGTTGCCCGGCGACGGCAGCAGGAAGATCGCCGCCATCAGGGCGATGGCGCTGCCGCCGCTGATGCCCAAGATCTCGGGGCTGGCCATGGGGTTGGCGGTGAGGCGCTGGATCAGGGTCCCGGCGACGGCCAGCATCAGCCCGCAGCCGGCGGCGGCGAGCAGCCTGGGCCAGCGCCACTCGAGCAGGTCGGTGTTCAGGGGTGAGGCCCACTGCCAGCCGTCGGCGCCCTGACCGGCCAGCACCGCCACCGTGGCCATCGCAACCAGGGCCAGGGACAGGCCGACGATCAGCCGTCGTGGGGCGGGATGCCGCATGGCGGGCGTGCCGG
It includes:
- a CDS encoding FecCD family ABC transporter permease — encoded protein: MTPSSSLPRTADGAGESRASRHSIVLALLGLALLASVGLSLTLGSFPTAFDEVLQALVTPRDSDIAFIVWELRLPRLLLAVLVGAALAVAGAILQGIVRNPLASPDVIGITSGAALAAVAFLALIGAGLDRHWLPASALGGALLSALLVFSLAWRRGLSPSRMVLVGIGLSAAMGAMTTLLIVISDDSAAMGAYVWLTGSLYAAQWPDVMGLLPWLLVAVPLCLTQSRHLDAMALGDHVAQGLGVNLLRSRLLLMACSVALAGAAVAFAGGLSFVGLIAPHIAARLVGRGFARLAPVAALIGALIVLYADLLGRVAFLPKDLPAGIFVSGVGAPFFVYLLYRSRR
- a CDS encoding FecCD family ABC transporter permease, encoding MLNGRRSRLAGLLLGLLLAATAFVASLMLGTTEIPAPTFLQTLWHYDPARVAHLIIRTERLPRAVIAALVGASLAIAGALMQTLTRNPLASPSLLGINAGAMFFVVIAVSWLPLHAPGEIVWAALLGGFVAAGLVALLSRGRRGELSPLRVVLAGVAVSAMFVSFSQGLLIVDRQSFESVLYWLAGSVSGRELSLVVPLLPLFGAALLLCAVLARHANALMLGDETVQGLGMRAGTVKLLLGLAVILLAGGSVALAGMIGFVGLIVPHMARGLFGVDHRWLLPACALLGASLLLLADVASRFLMPPQDVPVGVMTALIGTPFFIHLARRTSARS
- a CDS encoding ABC transporter substrate-binding protein produces the protein MPDTASHSNHAKAGAGPLCRWLATLLALLMPLGAAADVPRDHGIANAFGDTTVPATPQRVVTLYQGATDSAVALGLTPVGVVDSWLEPPMYRYLREALDGVEHVGLETQPNLEKIAWLDPDLIVATRFRHQRVRPLLEAMAPTVASESVFDFKASLRLLAEATGREARARALLQDWDARVADFRRHIRHALGDAWPQKAAVVRFKSDHVRLYSTGFAGSILDELGFAQPSSVQDQGWGMKLTSEENIPVINADVIFVLLEPDDPAIARNYRHWRAHPLWQRLDAVRHDRVFEVDAVNWIMGGGILAANAMLDDLYAHYELTPAASSCAASDKEAVAC
- a CDS encoding TonB-dependent receptor, which codes for MPTPRQPHLKRLPLLPLVLGSALPVTALAQSTGEAPSATDAQAMNPLVITATRNQSRADETPQKVTVITREQIEQQLAITQDPGQVLSNLIPSYSPSRQKLSNAGETFRGRAPLFLVDGVPQSNPLRDSGRDSYTIDLSMVERIEVIHGASAEHGLGATGGIINYVTKRPDGAGLSQHAGISLTSDDDFESEGFGHKLDYRLSGQTGDWDYVVAASRQERGVFYDGSDDEVGIAYPGEIQNSESYDLMAKAGYWIDDHQNVEVSLNRFELEGNGDYVPVAGDRDAGVATTARKGEPIGDPGFNEVTTARLSYSHDDWFGNSVDAQLYSQRFRAQFGTTPYFPYQGDDGTTRYDQTRNESDKVGAKFTLSRDGLLDDRLTLTTGLDLLEDETRQMLVHTDRTYVPETQFRNVAAFLQGDYSLTDAVSLHAGVRHERAELDVDDFSTIDRSNVTQDNVSVEGGTPDFDETLYNAGIVYQATEWAQLYANYSEGFGMPDVGRVLRGIGEPSQNVDGLLQLQPIVTDNREIGARFDWDRYGLELSYYESNSDYGERLAFENGTWVGSREKTEIQGVEVTGEARVSDRHQLRLSYTHAEGESDTDGDGSVDTELTGINIAPDTLKLAWSAAWSDELSTHLQFSRYFNRSVDDPELEFDGYGLVDASLTYRLPVGRTSLGVENLTDEDYFTYYSQAARNSDDYYFKGRGRTLTLSYQLDF
- a CDS encoding multidrug ABC transporter permease/ATP-binding protein translates to MELLRVVYRHYRWPFLGVMLLSLASAGLGIGAIAFINRRLIDTVGDPAGVLPAFLGVIVALLVVTLASQLALTILGHHFVHGLRGRLVKQILDTDVERLERLGSAELLASLSSDIRNVTIAFVRLPELIQGLVLTAGSALYLGWLSPGLLAVTAAWLAVTIAVSSWLVKRVYRHLSRVRESEDRLYRDYEAVIHGRKELALNRGRARRLYDERYEVDARDYRGQIIRADTYHLSAINWSNIMMLGAIGVVFFLANGLGWASTSVAATYSLTLLFLRTPLLQAIGALPTLMSAQVAFDKIAALELAEAERDFAVAEAEPGDWQTLSLRGVRFAYTGAGGEAGFAVGPLDLTLRRGEMVFLIGGNGSGKSTLAKLLTGLYRPQEGELLLDGEPLRDAASYRQRFSAVFSDFHQFADLVGPEGAQADPALVEAWLEELAMRDKLAFDGQSVTNPELSQGQRKRLALLMAVAEERDLLLLDEWAADQDPQFRRVFYRDLLPRLQAMGKTVFAISHDDHYFDHADRLLEMHGGRLSELTGDQRLSVSRDAVARLDEVRG
- a CDS encoding TonB-dependent siderophore receptor, whose product is MTRVSRRSWRLSPLTAAVRYGLGFTLIGAAGAALAQQDATEVETDTVVVSATALKVATPLVETPRAVSSVDREELETRNVQRLDESFRYRSGVLAGHYGADNNTDWFKVRGFDQSTYQDGLRIYRTGYYQWLPEPYGLDRVEVFKGPASILYGEAPSGGLINAVSKRPTAEQQGEIQLQVGNRHHRQFAVDTSGPATESGDVRYRLVGLYKERDGDLNDTENERYYFAPSLEWDISDDTQLTLLASFQKDDGVPVNPFKLSYGTVQDTPFGKVDPQTNYGAPSYDKDEHTQTAIGYEFRHFLDDTWKFEQDFRYSQLDLDLRSTYMMSGTGDGRTANRGHLQRDGEIDSFTIDNRMVGQWYTDRTENTLLFGVDYQDLSLDGKEFDSFGYDTVDIFDPPGSITPVSGDQLTRRQIDKEQLGLYLQNQLRIDNRWVLLGGVRYDSADVRNESELNAVTVDETQSATSWTGGVMYLADNGLSPYLSYTESFQPVAQTAASGAVFEEIEGEQWELGVKYAPSHWDGYVTAAVFDLEESNSFATSPAGYQSQEGEKTSTGFELEGVGYLTDALKLTAAYTYTDTRDADDNRAALIPRHMASAWMDYDFEGTALDGLRIGAGVRHVGESVDGSITVPDYTVGDAMASYEFGNQWTAQVNVNNVTDEEYVASCDFWCYYGESRSVIGSLSYRF